From the genome of Thermosynechococcus sp. NK55a:
GAGAGAGTTCGAGCATTTGCCCGAGGGCTTCCAGTTCTTGGGCGGCGATCGTCAGCTCCTCCCTGAGGCAGGGTTGCCCAGGGGTTTGCAGCACGGTCTCCAAGCGTTGCAGACAGGCCTCTACCTCGGTTTCAAAAAGAACCACCCGCATCTGCTGGCCATCCTCACCACTGAGGAGTGTCAGATCATCCTCCGCCGTCGGATCCCCCAACCGTCCCTGCAACTCATTCAAAAGCGGCTCTACCTGAGTGCGCCACCAGCCCTCATTGGGTTGAACGCCTTGACGGTAGAGGATCATAACTGCTTGCAGTTGATCTACCGTCTTGAGCAGCAGGTGCTGTACCTCGATATCGTCGCAGGGACGGGATTTCAAAATCTTGAAGAAATCCTCAAGGCGATGGGCCAGTTCACTCAGGGACGTAAAGCCCATCATGGCCGCGCCGCCTTTAATGGAGTGCGCTGCCCGCAGCACCTCATCTACCCGTCCCGGCTGTTGAGAGAGGCATAGTACCCCTGCCTCAATCGTTTGCAGGTAATCCTGGGCCTCTTCTAAAAACTGGAGGCGGATGGTTTCCTCGACGCCAGATTCGGGCATGGTTATCCCTGAGCAGTCACCTTAAAGATGTTGACAGAATTTTGTAGCTCCTGAGCCCGATCCACAGTACTTTGGAGAGACTCAGAAATCTGTTTGGAGGTGGCGGAGATCTCCTCCGAGACCTTGGCAAAATCGCGCATCAGGGTATTGACTGTATTGGCTGTGCGGGCTTGGGAGACGGTGGCTTGGGAAATGGACTGCACCAGCTCGTCAATGTGCTGCGATACCTGGACAATTTCGTTGAGGTTTTTCTTGGCAGCTTCCACAAGGCGGGTGCCTTCGACCACCTCGGCTGTCCCTGTTTCCATCGCACTGACCACTTCCTGGGTTTCCTGCTGAATGCTCTCTACGATTTGCTCAATTTCGCGAGTCGCTGCCGCCGATCGCGCCGCCAATTCCCCCACTTCTTCTGCCACCACAGCAAAGCCACGGCCCTCTTCCCCCGCGCGGGCGGCTTCAATGCTGGCATTAATGGCCAAGAGGTTAGTTTGCAGGGCAATCTGGTTAATGAGGGAGATCACTTTAGAAATCTGCTGCGAAGCTTCCCCCAACCGCTTCACCTTTTTGGCAGTTTCTGCAACGGTTTCCCGCAGGTGAAGGATACTGTCAACGGTGGCATCCATCGTTTCACCACTGGTGACTGCTCGCTCTGAGGCTTTGCGCGCCACTGCTGCCGCCTCGTTGGCGCTGTTGGCCACAGATTCAATGGAGATCGACATTGCCTCCACCGCTTCTAGCATCCGCTTCACCTTCTTGGCTTGGCGCAGTGATTCTTCGGCCAATCCTGTCATGGCCGCCTCATCGGCCAAAAGGGCTGTGTTCACTTTCTCTGTGGTGGCTTTCACTTCCATGACCACATCCCGCAGACTTTCAATGAGGGAGTTGAAAATATCGGCAACGGTCCCAATTTCATCAGCAGTGATGTCTGCCCGTACCGTTAAATCTCCCTGGGAAGCAGCCTCCACTTCGGTGAGTAGGTTAATCAACTGCCTTTGGATGCGCTCAGTGCGCTGCTGTTGCTCCTGAGCAAGGCGCTGTGCTTCTTTTTGGGCAGCGGTGATCTCCTCAAGGAAGCGGCTGCGCTCCAGTACCAATCCTGCTTGGTTGGTTAACTGGACGACGGCATCAATTTCAGACTCTTGCCATTGGCGTGGCCCGCTGCACTGGTGGGCAATTAATAGTCCCACCAGTTTTTGGCTGACGACTAAGGGAATCACTAGGTTGGCTCGCACCTTGAGGGGAGCAAGTTGTTTGAGATGACACTCTGTTAAACCGGCATTGAGAATGTCGGTTGTGGCTTGTATCCGCCCCTTGGTGTAAGCTTCTACCCAATTTTGCCGGAAACAGGGATCATCAATGACCTGTTCGAGGGCTTGGGGCCAGCCTGCGCCCACTGATTCAGCAACAACTTTGCCCACATAGTTCTCATCAAATTCATAGAAGATCACGCGATCGCACGCCAACAGGTGGCGACCATCATTGACGAGGCAATTGAGAATCTCCTGGCGATCGCTGTGTTGGGTTAAACGCAATACACTATCGCGCAATTGCTCAGCACGCTGAGTAGCGAGTTGAGACTCGCGGAGGAACTTTTCTAATTGTTCTGCCATTTGGTTAATTGTGGAGCTGAGGGTGGCCAATTCATCTTCCCCCTCCACTGGTAGGCGGGTTTGGAGATCCCCTTCGCCAATTTTTGTCACCGCCTTGGTAGCTCGCAGCAGCGGCTGCACTCCCCGATTGCTCAGATAAATCGCGATCGCTGCCGTTAAAATTGTTGTGACCACCACCCCAGACAACAGTGTCCAGCTCAAGTTTTGCAGGGGCCTGAGGGCCTGCTCTTGGTTCCGACCCAGGATAAGGGAGGCAAACGGTTGCGTAACACTAGTGTAGGCAAGAAGTTGAGCTTTCCCATCGGGGCGGCGTTGTTCTGTTAGACTACCGGCTGGGCTATTGTTCCGCGCCTGCGCCAGTTTGGGAAAGACGGCGGCCAAGGGTTTGCCTTGCACCCCTAAGATGGAGGAAGCAAAGATTGTTCCCCGCGGCTCTACAAGATAAAAGTCCTGGTTTTTCTGCTCATAGATATTGAGCACCCTGTGAACACCGCTTCGGGGGACTCGCAATCGCACCACGGCCATTATTTGCTGATTTTGCGGATTGATCAGCGGCGCTGCGGCAAACATCCCTAAGGGGCGCTCCGGCAGTGATAGCGTTGGCTCAACCGTTAGAACCGCTTTGCGCGTTTGGATGGCGAGCTTAAAGTACTCCTGATTTTGGAGAACATTGTTAGCCAGACGGTTACCAGCAGTGGATTGGGCAATCACAGTTCCTTGACCGTCGTTGGCAATGATTGCTGCACTGTCGTAGTCTGGGTAGGCCTTGATCAGTTGATCTAGGATGGCTTGCAGTGGGCGGCGATCGCGGCGCTGAATTTCACTGCCGTAGCGACTAGTCAAAAGAAAGGCCAAGGTGCTTGCGTCCCCCTGTCGCTCGCGAAGATATTGATCAAAAGAGAGGGATGAAGCCATACTTTCCTGTTGCTGGACCCCCAACACCTGACGCATTAACTGTTGACGGGCCACCTCATTTGCGGCTAAACCCACCCCAATCATGGGCACCGTTGCTAGGGCAACGGCACTGGTAATCAGTTTTGGACGTAGCCCCCAAAATTTGCGACGTGGCGGTGTCGGCGGCAGGGGGTTCCCAAGGGATTTACCGTTAGTGGCTGCTTTCTGCTCCTCTAGGGGAGGCAGTTGGTAGTTCAAAACTGAGGGTGGTAAAGGGGGAATGTCAATAGGGGGTTTGGCGGTTGTCATGGTTGGCACATCCTAAAAGTATCGATAGCACCTCTATCCAACATCAACAGCAAGAACACTTGAGCAGGACCTTTCCGCGATCGCCTTCAGTGTACCCTCGGCAATTGCCGCCCCATCGAGGATAAACACTACCTCTCCCGCTAGATGACAGCAGCCTTTGAGGTAAGGAACCAGCGCCGCACTCACCGTACCCACAGGAGACTGAATCGCTTCCTGGGGAAGTCGGACGATTCCCCGTACTTCCTGTAGCGCCAAGCCCAGGTATCCCTTAGGAGTTTGCAGCAGCGCAATCGTCACCAGAGATGTATCTGCCTCTAGGGGCTCTAGGTTGAGCAAGTGGGCCAAATCCAGCACCCACACAATGCGGTTACGAAAGTTGAGTAATCCCATTACCAGGGCCGGCATATTGGGAATTGCCGTGAGTTGCTGCGGTGGGAGCACCAACACCTGCTGAATTTCAGCCATCGCCAGCAGTGCGCTCAATTGCGCCTGTACCACCAAACGCAGGTAGGGCGCTCCTTGGGGGCGATCGCCCTGCCCCTCACCACTGTTGAACCAAGGCCCTCTCCCTAGCATCGTCATACCATCACCGACTTCAGCGCCCGCACCAGATCCTCACGACTAAAGGGCTTTGTCACATAGGCATCAGCCCCCTGCTTCATTGCCCAAAGACGGTCTAGCTCTTGGTTTTTGGACGTACAGACAACAATGGGAAGCTTTTCCGTTTCAGGGTTTTTCTTGAGACTGCGACAGAGTTCAAACCCGCTCATCCCTGGCATCACCACATCCGTAACTACCACATCGGGCTTATATTGAGCTATTTTCTCCAGTGCCTCCTTGGCATCGCTGGCTGCAATCACCCTATAGCCAGATTCCTGAAGAAACGAGGTAATCAGTGCCATTTCCGAAGAAACATCTTCTACTACCAAGACCGTCGTCATTTCCCTTCCCCAATCTCAATGCAAAGAATCAATCAAAGAATCAATCATTGTCAATATACTGCCATCCGCCACCCGTTGCCTGCCCCTAGGTCAAGTATTGAAACACCATTTTCAAGAGTTCTGCCTGGGTAAAGGGCTTAGTCATGTAATCCGTTGCCCCCACAAGACGGGCTTTTGCGCGGTCAATGAGTCCTGTGTTACCTGTAACCATAATTACCGGTACTGATTTAAGGCGTTCATGGTTGCGGATGACTTTACAAAACTTATAACCGTCAATATTGGGCATTCCCACATCCAAAAGAATGAGATCGGGATTAAGGCGCATCACCTCCATCAGGGCTTTTACGGAGTCATTGAGGGCAATTACCTCAAAGGCATCATCGGCTAAAAACCGCTTCATTTCATTGAGGATTGTTGGACTATCATCAATGCAGATAATCCGATAGGTGCGGTTCGCGACCTGGGAGGTAAAAAACCACTCCCTGAGTCGCCACTTTCCTCTACCACTGTGGGTGTTGTTTCCTGCCACAAACTGAGATCAAAGTTGGGCAGTAAGTCAAAGGGATGTTGGGGTTCCCGAACCACCACAGCCCCCTTATCAATTAAGGGCAAGAGGCTGCGCACCAAAGTAATTTCATTTTGATTGAGCAGCACCGCCAAGTGGCGAAAACTAAAGCCCCGCAACAGAGAGCCCAAACGTTGCTGCTGCTCAGGCGCTAAATTCACGTGG
Proteins encoded in this window:
- a CDS encoding PleD family two-component system response regulator, encoding MTTVLVVEDVSSEMALITSFLQESGYRVIAASDAKEALEKIAQYKPDVVVTDVVMPGMSGFELCRSLKKNPETEKLPIVVCTSKNQELDRLWAMKQGADAYVTKPFSREDLVRALKSVMV
- a CDS encoding methyl-accepting chemotaxis protein yields the protein MTTAKPPIDIPPLPPSVLNYQLPPLEEQKAATNGKSLGNPLPPTPPRRKFWGLRPKLITSAVALATVPMIGVGLAANEVARQQLMRQVLGVQQQESMASSLSFDQYLRERQGDASTLAFLLTSRYGSEIQRRDRRPLQAILDQLIKAYPDYDSAAIIANDGQGTVIAQSTAGNRLANNVLQNQEYFKLAIQTRKAVLTVEPTLSLPERPLGMFAAAPLINPQNQQIMAVVRLRVPRSGVHRVLNIYEQKNQDFYLVEPRGTIFASSILGVQGKPLAAVFPKLAQARNNSPAGSLTEQRRPDGKAQLLAYTSVTQPFASLILGRNQEQALRPLQNLSWTLLSGVVVTTILTAAIAIYLSNRGVQPLLRATKAVTKIGEGDLQTRLPVEGEDELATLSSTINQMAEQLEKFLRESQLATQRAEQLRDSVLRLTQHSDRQEILNCLVNDGRHLLACDRVIFYEFDENYVGKVVAESVGAGWPQALEQVIDDPCFRQNWVEAYTKGRIQATTDILNAGLTECHLKQLAPLKVRANLVIPLVVSQKLVGLLIAHQCSGPRQWQESEIDAVVQLTNQAGLVLERSRFLEEITAAQKEAQRLAQEQQQRTERIQRQLINLLTEVEAASQGDLTVRADITADEIGTVADIFNSLIESLRDVVMEVKATTEKVNTALLADEAAMTGLAEESLRQAKKVKRMLEAVEAMSISIESVANSANEAAAVARKASERAVTSGETMDATVDSILHLRETVAETAKKVKRLGEASQQISKVISLINQIALQTNLLAINASIEAARAGEEGRGFAVVAEEVGELAARSAAATREIEQIVESIQQETQEVVSAMETGTAEVVEGTRLVEAAKKNLNEIVQVSQHIDELVQSISQATVSQARTANTVNTLMRDFAKVSEEISATSKQISESLQSTVDRAQELQNSVNIFKVTAQG
- a CDS encoding chemotaxis protein CheW, yielding MTMLGRGPWFNSGEGQGDRPQGAPYLRLVVQAQLSALLAMAEIQQVLVLPPQQLTAIPNMPALVMGLLNFRNRIVWVLDLAHLLNLEPLEADTSLVTIALLQTPKGYLGLALQEVRGIVRLPQEAIQSPVGTVSAALVPYLKGCCHLAGEVVFILDGAAIAEGTLKAIAERSCSSVLAVDVG
- a CDS encoding response regulator, producing MKRFLADDAFEVIALNDSVKALMEVMRLNPDLILLDVGMPNIDGYKFCKVIRNHERLKSVPVIMVTGNTGLIDRAKARLVGATDYMTKPFTQAELLKMVFQYLT